The Caldisericota bacterium genomic sequence ATCACGAAGGCCACGAAGAAATCCAATAAAAAACAATAACTTCGTGTTTCTTCGTGCACTTCGTGGTGAACAAACACTTGCCGACTGAGAATCAACCTGGAATTAGCCACCCGGATTTATTGAGAAGTTACCATAAGTTCTCATAACATACTGAAATAATTAAACCACAACTTATTCACCTTTTATAAAATATCTTATCTGTAAACTTGGGAAAAGGCAAGAAACTGTTCCCATATCATTTAGTTTTTTTTACCGCCCGCTTCGGGCTTCTGGCTACGCTCTACGGGCTACGCCCCGACAAGTCGCTCTGCAAGCTACGCCCCGACAAGTCGCTCAAGGCTCAGAAACTCTCTGCAAAATATAAATCACATCTGCCATTCCGATCCGGTTGTCTGCGTTTACGCATTTCCTTTGTCATTCCTGCAGGAATCCAAAGACTGGTCTGCAAAGCAATTACCCCGATTTAATGCTAAAGAGCGAAAGAGCTGTTTTTCTCTGGTTGTACTTTTTGACAAAAAAGTTTAATCCTTAAGCAGCGGTTTTGTACAATAAAAACAAATACAGCTAATGGTATCAAATGGTATGGTTGCAAAATGTGTAACCGTGAACCGTGAACCGTGAACTGTGAACGATTACCTGAATGTAGAGGAGATAAACAGCAGGTGGCAGCATATAAGTATCAGCGGGATTCCCGTTATTTTATTCAGATAGCTGAAGGCGTAAAAGAAGCAGGTGTAGAAGAGCTGGCCGAACTTGGTGCCGAAGACATTGCTCCGGAGTTTCGCGGAATTCATTTCAGAGCGGACAAATCAACCCTGTATCGAATTAATTATTTGACAAGGCTTGCTTCACGGTGCCTTGCGCCGTTAATATCATTTAATTGTCATGATACCGATATGTTGTACAAGAAGGCAAAACAGATACAATGGGAAGATTTTTTTGCACAAGGCAGTACATTTGCCGTATCAGGGATTGTTTCCGACAGTAATATTTCTCATTCAAAGTACGCTTCTCTCCGCCTCAAAGATGCAGTTGCTGATTATTTCAGGGAAAAGACCGGTAAGCGCCCTGATGTTTCTATAAGGAATCCTGATATCCTGCTAAATCTTCATATCAGGCATGACAAGGCAGAAATAAGCCTCGATACCTCTGGAGGCGCGCTTCACAGGAGAGGATACAGAGAGGAGACAGTATTAGCGCCCATGCAGGAAACTGTCGCGGCAGCGATTATCCGATTTACAGAATGGAACGGGTCTGTCCCTTTATATGATCCCATGTGCGGTTCGGGAACACTTTTGTGCGAAGCGCTCATGTGGTACTGCAACATTCCTTCAGGCATTTTTAGAAACAAATTCGGTTTTGAATTTCTGCCTGACTTTGACGGTTCTATCTGGAAGCAGGTTAAAAAAGAGGCTGATGCAAGAATCCGGGAGCTGCCGCAAGGTCTGATTGCAGGCAGTGATCTGTCTGAAGAAGCTGTCGATGCGGCTAAGATAAACATAATGGGGATTAATTACGGAAAGAATGTAAAAATTGAAAAGGCTGACTTCAGAGAGTTGCCTGCCATTGAGGGGCGGGTAATTGTGACAAACCCTCCTTATGGCATTCGAATGTGGAGAGATGAGGATCTTGAAGCGTTTTACAAAGATTTCGGTGATTTTCTTAAACAGAAATGCAAAGGTTCAACTGCTTATATTTACTTCGGAGAACGCAGATATATAAAAAAAATCGGCTTAAAAGCATCATGGAAAAAACCGATCAAGGCGGGCGGGCTTGACGGCAGACTAGTC encodes the following:
- a CDS encoding THUMP domain-containing protein, with translation MAAYKYQRDSRYFIQIAEGVKEAGVEELAELGAEDIAPEFRGIHFRADKSTLYRINYLTRLASRCLAPLISFNCHDTDMLYKKAKQIQWEDFFAQGSTFAVSGIVSDSNISHSKYASLRLKDAVADYFREKTGKRPDVSIRNPDILLNLHIRHDKAEISLDTSGGALHRRGYREETVLAPMQETVAAAIIRFTEWNGSVPLYDPMCGSGTLLCEALMWYCNIPSGIFRNKFGFEFLPDFDGSIWKQVKKEADARIRELPQGLIAGSDLSEEAVDAAKINIMGINYGKNVKIEKADFRELPAIEGRVIVTNPPYGIRMWRDEDLEAFYKDFGDFLKQKCKGSTAYIYFGERRYIKKIGLKASWKKPIKAGGLDGRLVKYEMY